A single region of the Malus sylvestris chromosome 8, drMalSylv7.2, whole genome shotgun sequence genome encodes:
- the LOC126632052 gene encoding uncharacterized protein At1g01500-like translates to MDGPRNGEVENHDLQIIRYSPYQPWSNLSSSWFDLRVFYVRISNFKVDDSTPKFLTLHHIPVSPDTLLEVNGAKTSIHSEGVSSHLRRDRVDKKSEEATFVNTDSIRLTGSARFEVYDKEDLILSGVLEMSNSNGFVGESKNNAKRWSMNCESDISACTGFLKGKHLGGAELPAPTIEVYITGCFSGTPIILTKTLQLHFRKKHNKKSMLDAIPEYETTECEKDVSPGVDMEVAEYRNYKPENEEEYNNMYWMRTEYMDGEDGELSWFNAGVRVGVGIGLGVCLGVGIGVGLLVRTYQTTTRTFKRRML, encoded by the exons ATGGATGGTCCAAGGAATGGTGAAGTTGAGAATCATGACCTCCAGATTATCCGGTACTCTCCTTACCAGCCCTGGAGTAATTTGTCTTCATCTTGGTTTGATTTGAGAGTCTTCTATGTGAGGATCAGCAACTTTAAGGTGGATGATTCGACCCCAAAGTTTCTGACTCTCCATCATATTCCTGTAAGCCCGGATACCCTTTTGGAAGTCAATGGTGCGAAAACTAGCATTCACTCTGAAGGTGTTTCTTCACATCTTAGAAGGGATCGGGTAGATAAGAAATCTGAAGAGGCCACATTTGTGAATACAGACAGCATAAGGTTGACGGGGAGTGCAAGATTTGAGGTGTATGACAAAGAAGATCTCATCCTATCTGGGGTGTTAGAGATGTCTAATAGCAACGGTTTCGTTGGGGAATCAAAAAACAATGCCAAGCGATGGAGCATGAATTGTGAATCAGATATCAGTGCTTGTACTGGATTTTTGAAAGGGAAACATCTTGGTGGCGCTGAATTACCTGCACCAACCATTGAAGTCTACATCACAGGGTGCTTCTCCGGCACACCGATCATCTTAACCAAGACCCTGCAGCTTCATTTTAGAAAGAAACACAATAAGAAGAGCATGTTGGATGCTATACCCGAATACGAGACAACTGAATGCGAGAAAGATGTCTCGCCTGGAGTTGATATGGAG GTAGCAGAATACAGAAACTACAAGCCGGAGAACGAGGAAGAGTACAACAATATGTACTGGATGAGGACGGAATATATGGATGGTGAAGACGGAGAACTTTCATGGTTCAATGCTGGTGTTAGAGTTGGCGTGGGTATCGGACTTGGCGTTTGTCTTGGAGTTGGTATAGGGGTTGGGTTGCTGGTTCGTACTTACCAAACGACCACACGAACTTTCAAGAGGCGCATGTTGTGA
- the LOC126631719 gene encoding uncharacterized protein LOC126631719 isoform X2, protein MELSVAIAEASSTGDESQQQPQAHNPRKRGRPRKIIIEEQSTAVVEQSASASAFASASAAEDVAKESDSKKAKVDEDDEDQKQKQQEELQQQKVNEEEGGGKKEEGFLPREPSRSRARRKSKPRKSSHN, encoded by the coding sequence ATGGAGCTATCAGTGGCAATAGCAGAAGCTTCATCAACCGGAGACGAATCCCAGCAGCAACCGCAGGCTCACAACCCAAGAAAGAGAGGAAGGCCTCGCAAGATAATTATTGAAGAGCAATCCACTGCAGTAGTAGAACAATCTGCTTCTGCGTCTGCTTTTGCTTCTGCTTCTGCAGCTGAAGATGTTGCTAAAGAAAGTGATTCcaaaaaagcaaaagtagatgaggatgatgaagatcaAAAGCAGAAGCAACAGGAAGAGTTGCAGCAGCAGAAGGTAAACGAAGAAGAAGGTGGTGGTAAAAAAGAGGAGGGGTTTTTACCTAGGGAGCCTTCAAGAAGTAGAGCAAGGAGGAAAAGCAAGCCCAGAAAGAGTAGCCACAATTAG
- the LOC126632051 gene encoding uncharacterized protein LOC126632051 isoform X2, whose product MLRLWSGSHQQVNDPLKHDDKINEMKAAIGPLSGRSLQFCTDACFRRYLEARNWNVDKAKKMLDETLKWRSTYKPEEIRWPEVASEGETGKVYRASFRDRSGRSVLILRPGMQNTVSIDNQMRHLVYLIENAVFNLPEGQEQMAWLIDFTGWTLSTTVPVKSARDTINILQNHYPERLAVAFLYNPPRIFEAFWKIVKYFLDNKTFHKVKFVYPKNKDSVELMKQYFDEENLPTEFGGQAILNYDHEEFSKLMNQDDVKSAAFWGRDEKLPHCANGRSGAEVAPEPVSVTPAAS is encoded by the exons ATGTTGCGCCTCTGGAGCGGTTCTCATCAGCAAGTGAACGATCCGTTGAAGCACGACGATAAG ATCAATGAGATGAAGGCTGCGATCGGACCGCTATCCGGACGCAGTTTGCAGTTCTGCACTGATGCATGCTTCAGGAGGTACTTGGAGGCGCGGAATTGGAACGTTGACAAAGCGAAGAAAATGTTGGATGAAACGCTCAAATGGAGGTCAACCTATAAGCCCGAGGAAATCCGCTGG CCCGAAGTTGCAAGTGAAGGCGAGACTGGAAAAGTTTACAGAGCAAGTTTTCGCGATCGTAGTGGGAGGAGTGTTCTTATACTGAGACCGGGAATGCAG AACACGGTGTCAATAGACAATCAAATGCGTCATCTGGTGTATCTGATCGAGAATGCTGTATTCAACCTTCCCGAGGGCCAAGAACAAATGGCGTGGCTGATTGACTTCACGGGGTGGACGCTAAGTACTACCGTGCCTGTGAAATCAGCTCGAGACACCATCAATATTTTACAGAACCACTACCCCGAGAGACTTGCAGTAGCATTTCTCTACAATCCCCCACGCATCTTCGAAGCGTTTTGGAAG ATTGTCAAGTATTTCTTGGACAACAAGACATTCCACAAGGTTAAGTTCGTTTACCCGAAGAACAAAGATAGCGTGGAGCTTATGAAACAATATTTCGATGAGGAAAATCTCCCTACCGAGTTTGGAGGACAGGCCATACTAAATTATGACCACGAGGAATTCTCGAAATTAATGAATCAAGATGATGTGAAATCAGCTGCATTTTGGGGTCGCGATGAAAAGCTACCACATTGTGCTAATGGGCGTTCTGGAGCCGAGGTGGCTCCAGAACCGGTGAGCGTTACACCGGCAGCCAGCTGA
- the LOC126631719 gene encoding uncharacterized protein LOC126631719 isoform X1: protein MGKKKPQKTMELSVAIAEASSTGDESQQQPQAHNPRKRGRPRKIIIEEQSTAVVEQSASASAFASASAAEDVAKESDSKKAKVDEDDEDQKQKQQEELQQQKVNEEEGGGKKEEGFLPREPSRSRARRKSKPRKSSHN, encoded by the coding sequence atggGGAAGAAGAAGCCTCAGAAAACGATGGAGCTATCAGTGGCAATAGCAGAAGCTTCATCAACCGGAGACGAATCCCAGCAGCAACCGCAGGCTCACAACCCAAGAAAGAGAGGAAGGCCTCGCAAGATAATTATTGAAGAGCAATCCACTGCAGTAGTAGAACAATCTGCTTCTGCGTCTGCTTTTGCTTCTGCTTCTGCAGCTGAAGATGTTGCTAAAGAAAGTGATTCcaaaaaagcaaaagtagatgaggatgatgaagatcaAAAGCAGAAGCAACAGGAAGAGTTGCAGCAGCAGAAGGTAAACGAAGAAGAAGGTGGTGGTAAAAAAGAGGAGGGGTTTTTACCTAGGGAGCCTTCAAGAAGTAGAGCAAGGAGGAAAAGCAAGCCCAGAAAGAGTAGCCACAATTAG